The nucleotide sequence TGTCGTCGTTCACCGACACCAAGGAACGCGAGCAGTCCGTCGACTTCGTGACCTACTTCTCCGCGGGCACCAGCTGGGCGGCCAAGCCGGGGGCGAACATCAACCCGACCGACGCGTGCGGCAAGAAGGTCGCGGTGCAGGCGACCACCACGCAGGAGACCGACGAGCTGCCCGCCAAGAGCAAGGCGTGCACCGACGCGGGCAAGCCCGCCATCACGATCCTGCCCTTCGACGGTCAGGACGCCGCGACCAACGCCGTCGTGCTCGGTCAGGCCGACGCCATGTCGGCGGACTCGCCGGTGACCTCGTACGCCATCAAGCAGAGCAACGGCAAGCTCGAGCAGGCCGGCGACATCTTCGACTCGGCGCCCTACGGCTGGCCGGTCAAGAAGGGCTCGCCGCTGGCGCAGTCCCTGCAGAAGGCGCTCGAGCACCTCATCGAGTCCGGTGACTACAAGACCATCGCGTCGAACTGGGGCGTCGAGAACGGCATGATCGACAAGCCGGTCATCAACGGCGCGATCAGCTGACCCACTCGATGACCGCTGACGCTCCGTCGCCATCCGATCGTCCCGCCACCATCGATGCCGTTCCGCTGCGGCACCCGTGGCGGTGGGTGGCGGCGGGCGTCATCATCGTCCTCGTCGGGCTGTTCCTCTACGGGGCGGCCACCAACCCGGCCTACGGGTGGAAGACCTACGGCGAGTACCTCTTCAACGAACGCATCCTGCTCGGGGTGTTCAACACCCTGCAGCTGACGGTGTACTCGATGGTGATCGCCATCGTTCTCGGCATCGTGTTGTCGGTGATGCGGCTGTCGCCGAACCCGGTGTTCCGTTCGGTGTCGTGGGTGTACCTGTGGATCTTCCGTGGCACACCGGTGTACGTGCAGCTGGCCTTCTGGGGCCTGATTCCCGTCATCTACTCGAAGATCCAGCTGGGCGTGCCGTTCGGGCCGACGTTCTTCACCCTCGACCTGCAGTCGCTGTCGATCCCGTTCCTGCTCGCCATGCTGGGGCTCGCCCTGAACGAGGCCGCATACATGGCGGAGATCATCCGCGCGGGCATCAGCTCGGTACCCGAGGGGCAGATGGAGGCGTCGACGGCGCTCGGCATGTCCTGGGGTCTGGCCATGCGCCGCACCGTGCTGCCCCAGGCGATGCGCGTGATCATCCCGCCCACCGGCAACGAGGTCATCAGCATGCTGAAGACCACCTCGCTGGTGACCGCCGTGCCGTACGCGTTCGACGTGTACAGCATCGCCACCCGCGAGGTCGCCGCCCGCATCTTCGACCCGGTGCCCCTGCTGCTGGTGGCCTCCACCTGGTACCTCGTCGTCACCAGCGTCTTGATGGTGGGGCAGTACTACCTGGAGCGGTACTACGCTCGCGGTTCGTCGCGCAAGCTGACACCCAAGCAGCTCGAGGCGCTCGCCAAGGCGCAGATGGGAGAGGTGCACCCGTGACACCGATGGTGCGCGCCGAACAGGTCTGCAAGAACTTCGGTGCTCTCGACGTGCTCAAGGGCGTGAGCCTGGAGGTCGGTCGCGGCAAGGTGCTGTGCATCGTGGGACCGTCGGGCTCGGGCAAGTCGACGTTCCTGCGCTGCATCAACCACCTCGAACAGGTCAACGCGGGACGCCTCTACGTCGACGGCGAGTTGGTCGGCTACCGGGAGCGCGGCGGCAAGCTGCACGAGATGCGTCCGAAGGACGCCGCTCGGCAGCGCCGCGACATCGGCATGGTGTTCCAGCACTTCAACCTGTTCCCGCACCGCACCGCCCTGGAGAACGTCGTCGAGGCCCCGATGCAGGTGAAGGGCATCAAGCGCGACGCCGCGGTGGCCAAGGCACGCGAGCTGCTCGACCGCGTCGGTCTGTCGGCCAAGGCCGACGCCTATCCCGCGCAGCTGTCCGGCGGCCAGCAACAGCGCGTCGCCATCGCGCGGGCGCTCGCCATGGAACCCAAGCTGATGCTGTTCGACGAGCCGACGTCCGCGCTCGACCCCGAACTCGTCGGCGAGGTGCTCGCGGTGATGAAGCAGCTGGCCGGTGAGGGCATGACGATGCTCGTCGTCACCCACGAGATGGGGTTCGCCCGCGAGGTCGCCGACGAGTTGGTGTTCATGGACGCCGGCGTGGTGGTCGAGCGCGGCAACCCCCGCGAGGTGATGAGCGATCCGAAGCACGACCGCACCAAGGCGTTCCTGTCCAAGGTGATGTAGGTCGGCTGCGGTGCGCGGCCCCGACGTGACCCCGACGACGGCCTCGCCCGACCCGGCAGCCCCGCTGTGGCGGGCCGCGCAGGGCTTCCGGTTGCTCAGTTGCGGCTACGCGCTCTACTTCCAGGTCGCCGTCAACGACGACCTGGCTCGGCGCGGACTCGCGTGGGCGCTGTTCGGCGTGCTGCTGGCCTGGAGCGCCGCATGCGGCTGGGCCTACCTGCAGGGCGTCGGTCGCCGCCCCGCCTGGGTGGCTGCGGAGCTGGCGGTGGCCGTGGCGCTGATCCTGTCCACCGACGTGGTGGCCTCCGACCGGTGGATCGCCGACAACCAGTCCTGGCCGACCACGCTGTGGGCCACCAATGCGACGATCTCGGCCGCCGTCCTGCGCGGCCCGGTCCTCGGCATGGCCGCGGGCCTGGTGGTCATGGCCGCCGTGGCCGCGCTCAAGGGCTCGGTGAGCCTGAACCTCGGCCGCAACGCCACGATCGTCATCGAGCTGGCAGTGGGCCTAGCAGTCGGCATGGCGGCGCTCACCGCCCGCCGCGCGCACGCCGAGCTGGAACGGGCCACCCGGCTGGCGGCCCTGGTCTCCGAGCGCGAACGCCTCTCCCGGGAGGTGCACGACGGCGCCATCCAGGTGCTCGCACTGGTGGCGCGGCGGGGCCGCGAGATCGGCGGTGTCGCAGCCGAACTCGCCGATCTCGCCGGCGAGCAGGAACGCGCGCTGCGACGTCTGGTCAGTGGCTGGCAGGACGGCCCGCCGGGAGCGCATGCCGATCTCGCCGCCCTGTTACGGGCCCGCGCGTCGGACACGGTCTCCGTCAGCCTGCCCGCGACCCCGGTGGTCCTCCCCGCGGGAATCGCCGCCGAGATCGACGCCGCGGTCGGCAACGCGCTCGACAACGTCGCCGCTCACGCCGGCGCCGGCGCGCGCGCCTTCGTGCTGCTCGAGGACGTCGACGACGCCGTGGTGATCAGCATTCGCGACGACGGTCACGGCATTCCCGTGGGCCGCCTCGAGCAGGCCCGGGCCGAGGGGCGGCTCGGCGTCGCGGCGGCCATCGTCGGGCGGTTGGAAGCACTCGGCGGCACCGCGGTGCTCACCACCGCACCCGGTGACGGCACCGAGTGGGAGTTCACCGTTCCACGCGAGGGGGTGGCCGATGGCCGAGGATGAGGACGGCTGCACCGTCATGGTGGTCGACGACCATCCGATCTGGCGGGACGCCGTCGCGCGCGACCTCGCCGAGCAGGGGTTCGAGGTCGTCGCGACGGCCGACGGGGTAGCGTCCGCCCGCCGCCGTGCCGGGGTCGTCGGACCGGACGTCGTGGTGATGGACATGCGCCTCGCCGACGGCACCGGCGTGGAGGCGACGACGGCCGTGCTGGAGGTGTCGCCGTCGACTCGGGTGCTGGTGCTCTCCGCCTCCGACGAGCGCGACGACGTCCTGGAGGCCGTCAAGGCCGGTGCCACCGGTTACCTGGTGAAGAGCGCCTCGAAAGTCGAACTCGCCGAGGCGGTTCGCGCGACGCGCGAGGGGAGGGCGGTCTTCACGCCCGGTTTGGCCGGGTTGGTCCTGGGGGAGTACCGCCGCATCGCGCGAGCGCCGGACGCCGGACCTGCGACGCCCAGCCTCACCGAGCGGGAGACGGAGGTCCTCCGTCACGTCGCCAAGGGACTGACGGCGCGGCAGATCGCGGAGAGGTTGTCGATCAGCCACCGCACCGTGGAGAACCACGTGCAGGCGACGTTCCGCAAGCTGCAGGTGGCCAACCGGGTCGAACTCGCGCGTTACGCCATCGAGCACGGCCTCGACGAATGAGCCGCACTACGCACCTAAAGCGGTAGTACTACTCATCCGCGGCAGTGCCGTCCACCGGCAGCATGGCGGGCATGACCGAACCCGACCACGTCGTCATTGGACGGCTCTCCCATGATTTCGCGGTGCTGGCCAGCCATCTGGCCCGCGCGTCGGCCGATCTCCAGGCGCTGTCGCGCATCGTCACCGAGCGTCCGACGACGGCGTGGCAGGCGGGGCCTCCGGTGTCGCCCTGGTCGCCACCGCCGTCGCCAGCGACAACGCCATTGCCGCCACAGCCGGTGATGACGCCCACGCCACCGGTGACGGCCGCGCCGCCGGTCACCGGTCCGGTGCCGCCGAGGACCGCGACCACCGGTCCGGGCACGCGAAACGACGGCTGGATCGGCAAGGTGCTGGCCGTGGCCGGGGTGGTGGTCACGCTCGTCGGCGTGGTGCTGCTGCTCGTTCTGGCGGCGCAGGCCGGCCTGCTGGCACCGGGCGTTCGGGTCGGGGCCGGTGCGGTGCTGGCCGCGGGCCTCACCATCGCGGGTTGGCGGCTGCATGGCCGGCCGGGCGGCCGGGTGGGAGCGATCGCACTAGCGGCCACCGGCATCGCGGCGGCCTACGTCGACGTGATCGCGGTGACGGCGGTGTACGGCTTCCTGCCGCCTGCAGCGGGACTCGTCGTCGCCGCGTCGGTGGCCGGTTCGGGTCTACTCCTTGCGCGGCAGTGGAACTCCGAGCACCTCGGCATGCTCGTCGTGGTGCCGCTGATTGGCCTCGCGCCCATGGTCGGCGACGGCGTGACGCTGCTCGTCGTCGGGTTCCTGCTGGCCCTCGCCGCGGCGTCGCTCCCGATACAGCTCGGCCGGTCGTGGACTGGTCTGCACGTCGCCCGGATCGCGACCGCCACCGTGCCGCTGCTCGTCGCTTTGATCGGCGTCGATCGCTCGTCGGCGGACGCGGGGTGGCTCGCCGGAGCGGCGGGCATCGGTGCCGTCCTGGCGATCCTCGGTGCCCTACTGTCCTTTCCGACCCACCGCCGACCCGTCGTCGTGGCGGCGTGGAGCGCCGCCGGGACGGTGCCCGTGCTGTCGCTCGGCGCGGTGACGGGCCGCGTCACCGCCGCGGCGCTCGCCGCCATGCTCGCCGGGAGCCTCCTCGGGATCGTGCTCGCCGGCGGCCGAATCCCGGGCCTGACAGAGCCCGTGCGACGCCTCTGGTCGGGCCTGGCCGCCGTGGCAGCGCTCGTCGCGGTGACTGCGGCGTTCGACGGTCCGGTCGCCGGGCCCGTCCTGCTGGCGATGGCGGTCGTCACCACGGTCGCCGGGCGCGCGCACCCGGCGGCGTGGTGGTCCGCGCTGGGCTTCGCCGTCGTGGGCGGGGCGATGTTCGTCGCGACCGCTCCCGTCGACGTCCTGTTCGACGGCCTGGAGATCGGCAGTGGTCGGACGGTGTCCACCCTGGTGAGTAGCGTCCTGGCGGTCGCCTGCGCGGTGGCGACGGCGTGGTCGTGGACCACCCGGACCGGCCGTCGCGACGACGTGGCGCGACTCGTCTGGCTGGCATCGGGCGTCGTTGCGCTGTATGCCGTCACGATGTTCACGGTCACCGCAGGGGTGTGGCTCGGCGGCGGGAACGGGTTCTACGCCGGGCACGTGGTGGCAACGACCGCGTGGATCGGTCTCGCGGCCGCCGCGTTGCGGGCGGCGGCGCACCTGCCCCGCGCCGACCGGTCATTGCCCATGGCGGCCGGCATGACGGTCGTGGCCGCAGCGGTCGCGAAACTGTTCGTGTTCGACCTCGGCACGTTGGACGGCATGTTCCGCGTCGCCGTCTTCATCGTCGTCGGTCTGGTCCTGCTCGGTACGGGCGCCGGCTACGCACGGCGGCTGTCGCAGCAGGACTCGGAGGTGTGAGGCGACTCACGACGCGGGGCGCCATGTTGGGTCCGGTCACCGGCGTTGTACCGCACACACGAAGGGAGCACAGACGTGACCGATTCCGAGATCCGTACGAACCGCCGTGACGACGCCGAGGGCTTCGGCTTCCAGGCGTCGCCCCGCTTGACCGCCAACCTACAGCGCGTGCTGGTCGACCTGATCGAGTTGCACCTGCAGGGCAAGCAAGCGCATTGGAACGTGGTGGGCACCAACTTCCGCGACCTGCACCTGCAGCTCGACGAGGTGGTCGACTTCGCCCGCGCCGCCAGCGACACCGTCGCCGAGCGGCTGCGCGCGCTCGACTCGGTGCCGGACGGCAGGTCGGACACCGTCGCCGAGACCACGTCACTGCCGCGCTTTCCCGCCTACGAGGTGAACACGACGGAGGCCGTCGACCTCGTCACCGCCCGTGTCTACGCGACGGTCGACACGCTGCGCGCCGTCCACGACGAGGTGGACGCCGAGGATCCGAGTACCGCCGACATCCTGCACCAGCTCATCGACGGCCTCGAGAAGCTGGCGTGGCTGTTGAAGTCGGAGAACCGGAAGGTCTAGGCGCACCCGGTCAGAAACCAGGTGTGCATCACGCCCTTGCCCTTCACGTCGACGTCGCCGCGCTCGTCGAACGTGAAATGGTCCCGCAGGCGGTCGTAGACCTCCTGCGGGACCTGGATGCGGCCCGCCTCGTCGGTCGATTCCATGCGCGAGGCGACGTTGACGGCGTCTCCCCAGACGTCGTAGAAGAACTTCCGAGCGCCGACCACACCCGCCACCACCGGCCCGCATGCGAGACCGATGCGTAGGTGCACGGCGCGGCCCGACGAGTCGGTCAGGCCGCGTACGGCGTCGGCCATGTCGAGCGCACACCGAGCCAACGCGGCGAGGTGATCGGGCCGGGGCTCGGGCACGCCACTGACGACCATGTACGAGTCGCCGCTCGTCTTGATCTTCTCCAACCCGTGCCGGTCGACGAGGCCGTCGAACTCGGTGTACAGGGCGTCGAGGAACCGGACGAGGTCCGCGGGCGTCGTGGCGCTCGCCTGCGCCGTGTAGTCCGCGATGTCGGCGAACAGGATGGACGCGTCGTCGTACTTGTCGGCAATGACGGAGTGCGCCGGATCCTTGAGCCGCTCGGCGATGGCGACGGGAAGGATGTTGGCGAGCAGCGCCTCGGACCGCTCGAACTCCACCTCCATGGCGTCTTCCGCCCGGGCGATCTCGCGAAGGGCGAACCACACCGTGGCGACCACCAGGACCCAAGCCGCCAGGGTGTTGACGACGAAGCCCAGTCGGAACGCCCATGTCGGTTGCAACCCGGTGTCGTGGTCGACGGTCATCTCCAGCGCGACCACCGTCGCCGCACCGAGGATCGCCCAGAACGCCGCCATCCCGACGTGGTCGATGCCCAGGATCAGCACGACGATGGTCGCGGCCACCAGGTAGTAGAACTGCAAGCCGATGCCGCTCCCGACGTACACCGCCGACAAGGTGATGGAGGTGTAGGCCACCATCAGGAACGCGACTGGCGGCACCAGGTCGCCGAAGCGGTGCAGGCGCGGTATGGCGAGGAACGCGACCGCCGTGACGAGGTTGACGATCGGCAGCCACGTGAACCCGTCGACGACGAAGAACTGCTGCACGCTAAAGAAGGCGCTGAGGGCGGCGCCGATCCGTGTCGTCACCACCAGCACCTCGCGCTGGCGCCGGTCACTCTCGGCCCGGTGGCGCATCCGGCCGCCATCGTGCGCGTCGAGGGCGGCGGGTCGGCGGCACACCATTCCGAGCGGTCCCGAAGCCGATTCGGATGCGCTCGAATGGTCGCCCGTGATCGTCACGAGATAAGCGTAACTCGCACCGGCCGTCGACCTTGCTCGTTTATTGGCCTGTAAGTTAATTTATGTTTGCTCATCAAGCGCGGCCGTTCGCTACCGACCGGTAGTCATAGCCAGTAGCCAGCGACATGGTCGCAAGCACCCTTCGGCTCCGATGCGGAGGGTAGTTGGGCTCCCCCGTCGAGCGCATGTGAAGTGCAACGATCCTCGACCATGTGGTCTCTCGGTACGCAACGCAGGTCAAGATCGATCCGACGGTATTTATTTGCTAAAACTGTTCGTTCGTGACGTGTTCTTGACGGCTGTCAAAGTGCGCTGACAACGCGTGTCAAGTGTCCAAGAGAAGTTCCAATCAATAGCTGTACATATTTGCTGTGCCATGAGTAGGTTGATGCCACCGCGTTGACGGTGCCGACGAATCTCATCCTCGAACAGGAGTCCACATGGCCCAGCAGAAGGCCGGCTTGCTCCGCCGCCTCGCCACGCGATCGGTGATCGCCACCCTCCCGGTTGCCATGGCGAGCGCCTATGCCAGCGGCATCTTCGTCTCGCCGCCGCGACTGGCGTCCTACGACATCCTTCCCGTCGCCGAGATCACCGTGTCGCCGAACACGGTCGGCATCGCGACGTCGCCGCTCTACGGCCAGACGCTCGAGCAGATCAATCAGCAGCTCGACGCCATGCAGGCGATCGGCGTGCAGAACATCCGCGTCTTCGTGCCATGGGGCCTCGTCGAGCAGGTCGACAACCAGTACGACTGGAGCCACATCGACGACATCATGAACGCCGCGGCCGCCCGCAACATGGGCGTCCTGGCGGAGGTGAACGCCACGCCGCTGTGGGCAGGCCCCAATCCGAACGCACCCGGTTTCCCCCTCGGTGCGGACACTCCGAACGTGGGAGCGTTCACCGACTTCATGCGCGACTTCACCAACCGCTACGCGAGCACGGTGTCGGCGTACGAGATCTGGAACGAGCCGAATTACGTGCAGTTCTCGAACCCGATCAACCCCGAGGCCTACGCGGCGCTGCTGCAGGCGGTGTACCCGGTGATCAAGAACCTCGATCCCACCGCAACCGTCGTCGCCGGCGCCGTCGGCACCACCCAGACGTCCTCATTCACCCTCGATCCCGTCGCCTTCGTGCAGCGCATGCTGGCCGCGGGTGCCGGAAACTACTTCGACGCCCTCTCGGTGCATCCGTACGGCGAAGAGGGTGCGTACTCGTCCAGTTGCCCGAGCTGCCAGCCGACCATGCTCACCCCGCGCGAGCAGGTCGAGGCGATCATGAACCTGGTCACCGGCAAAAAGGTGTGGATCAGCGAGTACGGCCTGCCGACCACTCCTGGCGGTCCGTTCACCCAGGCGGATCAGGCGGCATGGATCAAGGACCTGCTCGACTACTGGCAGACCTACGACCCGGACAAGGTCGGGCCCATCTTCCTCTACACCGGGCAGGACACGCCGAACGCGGCGAACCCCACGAATCCCCATGACTACTACGGATTGTGGACGGAGTCGGGCGCCCTGAAGGCCGCCGCCGAGATGCTCAAGGCCTGGCTCGCGGCGCACCCGCAGCAACCCGGCGGGCCGACGGATCCCGGCACGCCCGGCAACCCCGGGACGCCGACCAACCCGGCGGACGCCATCGCCCAGGCGCTGAACGCCATCGCTCAGGCCCTGGCGAAGGCCATCGCGCAGGCCATCGCGAACTTCTTCGCCCAGTTCGCCGCTCCCGCACCCGCGACCACCCTGGTCACGAACACCGAGGTGGCCACGACGGAGGCGCAGAGCCGCACGCTGGCCATCGCGGGTGCGGCGACCACCACGGCGGACGGCGCGGTGACCGCGGACGAGGGGTCCGCAGCCGCCACGCCGGCCACCGCGGACGGCAAGGCGACAGAAGGCACGGCGGCCGACGGCACCGCAGCCGAGGGCGCTGCGACGCCGGCGGCCGACTCCGCCGCCGCCCCACCCGTTGCCGCGGAACCCGTTGCCGCCGAACCGGTGACGGCCGAACCCGCCGTCACCGAACCCGTGACCCCGGTGGCCGCGACTCCTGCGCCCGCGACGTCCGCCCCTACAACCCCGGAGGCCACGGCCCCGCCGGCCGGCGTGCCTGCAACGACCGGCGCCACCGAATCGACGCCGGCGTCCACCGTGCCGTCTTCGGCGGCATCGGGTTCGGGCACGGTGAAGGATGGCAGTGGCGGGGGAGCGCCCGTCAAGGCTCCGTCCGGTGAAACGGGCCCATCGGCGACGAAGCCCGCCAAGGGCGGTTCTTCGGGTGCCACCGCGGACGCAGGCGGGTCGGCGCCCTCGGACTCCTCCAAGCCGGACTCCGCCAAGCCGGACTCCGCCAAGCCGGCGACGTCGACCAAGCCCGGCCGGACCCAGCCGTCGACGAAGGACGGTGCGGCCAGTGGTGGGCCCGCCGCAGCCGAATCATCGCCGCGGCGACACGACGCCGGCGGCCGGACCAAGGCCGGTCTGGTGTCGGCGGGTGCAGCCGCCACCGGCGCCGACGGCGGCTCGGGGGAATCGGCCGGCTAACCGTTCGAGCCCTGCACCTGCGGCGCCGCGGCCCTTCCGGGTCGCGGCGCCGTCGTGTTTGCCAGGCGTCATAACGGGTAGGTGTCAGTGGCTGCCACGATGCACTCGATGCCGAATCACGATTCGATCAATTGCACGCAACTGAAATGGCGGGCTTCGCTTTTCGCCGCCGCCGTGGATCGTCTGCGAATCGCTTCAAGCCGTGAAAAGAACATTGTGAGCTGCGGTGATAAGTCCACCTATGCGTTCTGGTGCATTCTCAGCAACCTTTCAACCATCGGTATGCATTTCGCCATTGCGTACTACCAGCGGGTAACAATGCGGCAATTCCGCGTCCTCAATTCAAACCTTTTCCCCGTTATTGCCGTCGGTTAGCAAATTTGCTGACGTCGCGGTAAATTCCGTCTGCCCCGATTGACGGGC is from Mycolicibacterium grossiae and encodes:
- a CDS encoding ABC transporter substrate-binding protein — translated: MWRLAAVFAAAGALVVSGCSSSNEGSGPSTSTTAANASKVDEIANTVPEDIKSSGKLIVGVNIPYAPNEFKDESGKIVGFDVDLMNAIASTLGLTAEYREADFAKIIPSIQGGQFNVGMSSFTDTKEREQSVDFVTYFSAGTSWAAKPGANINPTDACGKKVAVQATTTQETDELPAKSKACTDAGKPAITILPFDGQDAATNAVVLGQADAMSADSPVTSYAIKQSNGKLEQAGDIFDSAPYGWPVKKGSPLAQSLQKALEHLIESGDYKTIASNWGVENGMIDKPVINGAIS
- a CDS encoding amino acid ABC transporter permease translates to MTADAPSPSDRPATIDAVPLRHPWRWVAAGVIIVLVGLFLYGAATNPAYGWKTYGEYLFNERILLGVFNTLQLTVYSMVIAIVLGIVLSVMRLSPNPVFRSVSWVYLWIFRGTPVYVQLAFWGLIPVIYSKIQLGVPFGPTFFTLDLQSLSIPFLLAMLGLALNEAAYMAEIIRAGISSVPEGQMEASTALGMSWGLAMRRTVLPQAMRVIIPPTGNEVISMLKTTSLVTAVPYAFDVYSIATREVAARIFDPVPLLLVASTWYLVVTSVLMVGQYYLERYYARGSSRKLTPKQLEALAKAQMGEVHP
- a CDS encoding amino acid ABC transporter ATP-binding protein, which translates into the protein MVRAEQVCKNFGALDVLKGVSLEVGRGKVLCIVGPSGSGKSTFLRCINHLEQVNAGRLYVDGELVGYRERGGKLHEMRPKDAARQRRDIGMVFQHFNLFPHRTALENVVEAPMQVKGIKRDAAVAKARELLDRVGLSAKADAYPAQLSGGQQQRVAIARALAMEPKLMLFDEPTSALDPELVGEVLAVMKQLAGEGMTMLVVTHEMGFAREVADELVFMDAGVVVERGNPREVMSDPKHDRTKAFLSKVM
- the macS gene encoding MacS family sensor histidine kinase → MRGPDVTPTTASPDPAAPLWRAAQGFRLLSCGYALYFQVAVNDDLARRGLAWALFGVLLAWSAACGWAYLQGVGRRPAWVAAELAVAVALILSTDVVASDRWIADNQSWPTTLWATNATISAAVLRGPVLGMAAGLVVMAAVAALKGSVSLNLGRNATIVIELAVGLAVGMAALTARRAHAELERATRLAALVSERERLSREVHDGAIQVLALVARRGREIGGVAAELADLAGEQERALRRLVSGWQDGPPGAHADLAALLRARASDTVSVSLPATPVVLPAGIAAEIDAAVGNALDNVAAHAGAGARAFVLLEDVDDAVVISIRDDGHGIPVGRLEQARAEGRLGVAAAIVGRLEALGGTAVLTTAPGDGTEWEFTVPREGVADGRG
- a CDS encoding response regulator — encoded protein: MAEDEDGCTVMVVDDHPIWRDAVARDLAEQGFEVVATADGVASARRRAGVVGPDVVVMDMRLADGTGVEATTAVLEVSPSTRVLVLSASDERDDVLEAVKAGATGYLVKSASKVELAEAVRATREGRAVFTPGLAGLVLGEYRRIARAPDAGPATPSLTERETEVLRHVAKGLTARQIAERLSISHRTVENHVQATFRKLQVANRVELARYAIEHGLDE
- a CDS encoding DUF2339 domain-containing protein, which codes for MTEPDHVVIGRLSHDFAVLASHLARASADLQALSRIVTERPTTAWQAGPPVSPWSPPPSPATTPLPPQPVMTPTPPVTAAPPVTGPVPPRTATTGPGTRNDGWIGKVLAVAGVVVTLVGVVLLLVLAAQAGLLAPGVRVGAGAVLAAGLTIAGWRLHGRPGGRVGAIALAATGIAAAYVDVIAVTAVYGFLPPAAGLVVAASVAGSGLLLARQWNSEHLGMLVVVPLIGLAPMVGDGVTLLVVGFLLALAAASLPIQLGRSWTGLHVARIATATVPLLVALIGVDRSSADAGWLAGAAGIGAVLAILGALLSFPTHRRPVVVAAWSAAGTVPVLSLGAVTGRVTAAALAAMLAGSLLGIVLAGGRIPGLTEPVRRLWSGLAAVAALVAVTAAFDGPVAGPVLLAMAVVTTVAGRAHPAAWWSALGFAVVGGAMFVATAPVDVLFDGLEIGSGRTVSTLVSSVLAVACAVATAWSWTTRTGRRDDVARLVWLASGVVALYAVTMFTVTAGVWLGGGNGFYAGHVVATTAWIGLAAAALRAAAHLPRADRSLPMAAGMTVVAAAVAKLFVFDLGTLDGMFRVAVFIVVGLVLLGTGAGYARRLSQQDSEV
- a CDS encoding Dps family protein translates to MRTNRRDDAEGFGFQASPRLTANLQRVLVDLIELHLQGKQAHWNVVGTNFRDLHLQLDEVVDFARAASDTVAERLRALDSVPDGRSDTVAETTSLPRFPAYEVNTTEAVDLVTARVYATVDTLRAVHDEVDAEDPSTADILHQLIDGLEKLAWLLKSENRKV
- a CDS encoding adenylate/guanylate cyclase domain-containing protein, with protein sequence MRHRAESDRRQREVLVVTTRIGAALSAFFSVQQFFVVDGFTWLPIVNLVTAVAFLAIPRLHRFGDLVPPVAFLMVAYTSITLSAVYVGSGIGLQFYYLVAATIVVLILGIDHVGMAAFWAILGAATVVALEMTVDHDTGLQPTWAFRLGFVVNTLAAWVLVVATVWFALREIARAEDAMEVEFERSEALLANILPVAIAERLKDPAHSVIADKYDDASILFADIADYTAQASATTPADLVRFLDALYTEFDGLVDRHGLEKIKTSGDSYMVVSGVPEPRPDHLAALARCALDMADAVRGLTDSSGRAVHLRIGLACGPVVAGVVGARKFFYDVWGDAVNVASRMESTDEAGRIQVPQEVYDRLRDHFTFDERGDVDVKGKGVMHTWFLTGCA
- a CDS encoding glycoside hydrolase family 5 protein, producing MAQQKAGLLRRLATRSVIATLPVAMASAYASGIFVSPPRLASYDILPVAEITVSPNTVGIATSPLYGQTLEQINQQLDAMQAIGVQNIRVFVPWGLVEQVDNQYDWSHIDDIMNAAAARNMGVLAEVNATPLWAGPNPNAPGFPLGADTPNVGAFTDFMRDFTNRYASTVSAYEIWNEPNYVQFSNPINPEAYAALLQAVYPVIKNLDPTATVVAGAVGTTQTSSFTLDPVAFVQRMLAAGAGNYFDALSVHPYGEEGAYSSSCPSCQPTMLTPREQVEAIMNLVTGKKVWISEYGLPTTPGGPFTQADQAAWIKDLLDYWQTYDPDKVGPIFLYTGQDTPNAANPTNPHDYYGLWTESGALKAAAEMLKAWLAAHPQQPGGPTDPGTPGNPGTPTNPADAIAQALNAIAQALAKAIAQAIANFFAQFAAPAPATTLVTNTEVATTEAQSRTLAIAGAATTTADGAVTADEGSAAATPATADGKATEGTAADGTAAEGAATPAADSAAAPPVAAEPVAAEPVTAEPAVTEPVTPVAATPAPATSAPTTPEATAPPAGVPATTGATESTPASTVPSSAASGSGTVKDGSGGGAPVKAPSGETGPSATKPAKGGSSGATADAGGSAPSDSSKPDSAKPDSAKPATSTKPGRTQPSTKDGAASGGPAAAESSPRRHDAGGRTKAGLVSAGAAATGADGGSGESAG